Genomic window (Maylandia zebra isolate NMK-2024a linkage group LG11, Mzebra_GT3a, whole genome shotgun sequence):
CAACTTGTGAGTTTGgggtgatgtttttgttttatgatCCATTTCCTCCTGAGATTTAATCCACAGACAGGGGTCCTGTCACCTCCTTGAGACTTTTCTGGTGTAATTCAGAATTCATCCAGTTGTTTAAGACTAAATGCACAAAAACCGATCCAAAACATGACGCCACCATCGCCATTTCCTTTGTCCAAACACAAGACTTCTTATttcatactaaaaaaaaaaagttctacttCAGCATCATCTATACATGAATTCGAGTTCAAACAGCCTTCTGGTTTTCCAGTGAGATCTTTAGCAATCTGCAGGTCGAGTTTGCGCTGCTACGATGGACTCTATCGCCGTTTAATGTTCTGCTGATGTTAGACTCAGTAACCTGAACACTGTCACTGTTGTCGAGACAAACTCTTTAAGGATGGTTTTATAACCTCTCCAGACTGATGAGCATCAgtaaatcaataaatcaaatcaatacAACAGAGGAACCTCCTCTGTTTGGGCCATGACACACTTCCCACTTCTGAAAACTCAAGCATTTTACAAGCAAAGTGGTAAAAGCCACAATAACACGAGTCCTGGCTGGCAAATGTGCACAAACCCCGCCTCAGGgtcacattacattttaaacatttcaccAAATGCTTTAAAAATTCCTCACCATAAGGAGGGCAATCCCGGGCACAACCAACACATGTGTGTCAGATCTGCTGTCTGGACTCTCACCGAGGACATTTCGGGTCAACATTGGGATAAATCCTTACTAATCTAGCATTAGTTAAGTGAACACTTTGCACCAGCAAAGACAGATGATTAGCGCACCAAGTTTAGGACAGAGTTCCAGGGCTCATCAGTTAAAGTTATCCCCAAGTCAGTGTCCCAGTCTCAGACGGTCAGTGGTGCACGGATTAAGGTTACTGATAAGTTCATAAATCTGGGATATGAGTCGTCTCTGTTTAGCATTCAGCTGAAGAATATCATCATAGCCCATCATTGAATGGTTACTTGGGAAGGAGCTGAATGTTTCTTATTCTGGGTTTTTAAACAGCAATGAGTGGTTATGGAATAATCCCAGCGGGAAGTGTACAGACTTTACTCAAGTACCTAACCTTCAAAGCAAACtttggaaaaaacacaacacacacctGACAGGTACGGCCATCCACTATCCTCAGGTCCTCAGTAAATTCTTTTCCAATATTAAAATCCATGCTGAAATTCTTGAAGGTAGTGATTGTGTTGATTTTCACGGCTCCTGTCTCTGGGTCATGGATGATCTCTTTAGTGGGCTTCAACATACACACGATCTTCCTCAAAGCAACATTAACATCTGGGAGAAAAGAGGGAAAGATTTTGTAAGCCACACTTATGGGGGGATCTTTTCTACCTCAGACACTGCAGGTGGagtgaacacacacacttgtgagGGTGTAAGTGGGTCAAAGGTGGTGATTTCATTACACTAATGTGCTGCTGGAAATGTAGATAGTCCACATCACTAAACCAGACACTGAAGATTATGAATCAGTCAACATATAAACAATTATTTAAAGATAAACGCATGAAAGATGAATGTTAAATGAGAGGGTTTTACCCGTTAAACATTTGATGGTAATAATACTATAAAATATGCTGCATAAAGACTGGTACCTAAACCTGTCAGGTAGGCGTCCACATTCTCCTGCTCCACCATATGATAGGTGCCGGAGTAATTAGGTTTAGTCATTTTTTCCTTAAGAAAC
Coding sequences:
- the LOC101464175 gene encoding retinol-binding protein 1 isoform X1; this translates as MTKPNYSGTYHMVEQENVDAYLTGLDVNVALRKIVCMLKPTKEIIHDPETGAVKINTITTFKNFSMDFNIGKEFTEDLRIVDGRTCQTTVDWDGDKLVCVQRGEKKGRGWTHWLEGDKLHLEMRVQGVAAKQVFKKAE
- the LOC101464175 gene encoding retinol-binding protein 1 isoform X3, translated to MTKPNYSGTYHMVEQENVDAYLTDVNVALRKIVCMLKPTKEIIHDPETGAVKINTITTFKNFSMDFNIGKEFTEDLRIVDGRTCQTTVDWDGDKLVCVQRGEKKGRGWTHWLEGDKLHLEMRVQGVAAKQVFKKAE